The sequence CGAGCACCCAGGTGCTGGCGCTCAACAACCGGCGCTTCCTCCAGCGGGTGGTCCGCTGGCTGGCCCAGGAGCACGGGATCCGCCAGTTCATCGACCACGGCTCCGGTCTGCCGACGCAGGACAACGTCCACCAGGTCGCGCAGGCGGTCGACCCCGCTTCCCGGGTGGTCTACATCGACAACGACCCCATCGTCCTGGCGCACGGCCGGGCGCTGCTGGAGGAGAACGCCAACACCGCCGTCATCCAGGCCGATATGCGCGATACGGACGGCATCTTCGGCAGCCCCGAGGTGAAGCGCCTGATCGACCTCGACCAGCCGGTCGCCGCGCTGTTCGTCTCCGTACTGCACTGCATCCCGGACTCCGACGACCCGGGCGGTCTGGTCGCACGGGTCGCCGAACGGCTGGTGCCGGGCAGCTTCCTGGTGGTGTGTCAGCTGGTCAGCGAGGATCCCGCGACCCGCGATTTCGTCACGAACTTCATGGCGGAGTCCACCCACGGCCAGTGGGGCAGGGTGCGCCAGGCGCATGAGCTGGCGGCGTTCCTGGACGGGCTGGAGATCCAGGAGCCGGGGCTGGTGGAGGTCTCCACCTGGAAGCCGGACGCGGAGCTCGGTCCCCGGCAACTGACCAAGGAATGGATCGAGTTCGGCGGGGTGGCCCGCAAGGCGTAGCGGGGCGGGGCGGCCGGACGAAGGGGCGTCCGTTGATCCGGCGTCAGTCCTCCTGCCGGATCAGCCGCTCCATCAGGGCCAGGGAGTCACGCGGTGACGAGGACTGGGCGCTGAGCCGGTCCATCACGGCGAGGTAGTGGTCGACGTCGTCGCGCTTGTCCAGATACAGCGCGCTGGTCAGCTGCTCCAGATAGACGATGTCCGGCAGATCCGGCTCCAGGAAGCGCAGGATCGTGATCGGCCCGCCCGCCGCCGCGAGCCCGCCCAGGCTGAACGGGGCGACCTGGAGGGTGATGTTGGGCAGCTCGGCCATCGACCGCAGATGTCTGAGCTGTTGGGCCATCACCTCCGGGCCGCCCAGCGGACGGCGCAGCGATGCCTCGTCTATCACCGCCC is a genomic window of Streptomyces gilvosporeus containing:
- a CDS encoding SAM-dependent methyltransferase; the protein is MSQQTPPQSSVVDVSIPSVARMYDYYLGGKDNYAVDRAACDELSKVVPSTQVLALNNRRFLQRVVRWLAQEHGIRQFIDHGSGLPTQDNVHQVAQAVDPASRVVYIDNDPIVLAHGRALLEENANTAVIQADMRDTDGIFGSPEVKRLIDLDQPVAALFVSVLHCIPDSDDPGGLVARVAERLVPGSFLVVCQLVSEDPATRDFVTNFMAESTHGQWGRVRQAHELAAFLDGLEIQEPGLVEVSTWKPDAELGPRQLTKEWIEFGGVARKA